Genomic DNA from Gemmatimonadetes bacterium SCN 70-22:
GCGCCCGCTGGCCGAGTACGCGGGCACCTACCGCAACGAGATGTATGGGGACCTCACCGTCTCCCTCGAGGAGGGGGCGCTCGTGTTACGCTATCCCACGGCGACGGTGCTGCACCTCCACCACTTCACCTTCGACACCTTCATGGGGACGGCGACGGCGGTGAGCGCGCTCGCGTCGGACGCTTCGACCGTGCGCTTCGAGCTCGACCCCCAGGGGCGAGTGGCCTCGGTCGACCTGGAGCAGGTGGGGACGTTCACCCGCGCGGACGGGAGGCCACACATCACGAAATGACACAGGCGGCATTTATTGCCGTTCATTCTCTCGGCACCGTTACGATCTCATCCGGTCCCAAGTCATTGCCCCTGAGCGCATTGGGGAGGGCTAACCAGGAGGCGGAAGATTCGTCCGCCGAGGCGATCCCCGGCGCGAGGACCTCTTCCGGTGCTGCGGCGGCGCGCGCGTGGCATCGGCATGCGCCCGGATGCCACACGTCGAAGGCCGAACTCCACCGTCGATTCACGCCTCGCCCAAACACCGACATGCATGTCGGCCGCGGCCGCACGCGCGCGATGGTGTAGGCCCCGCCCTCGAGCCGAGGAGGGACGCGTGATCGCCTTCGCGTCGCTCGATGCCGCGATGCGGGGGCAGCATGCCGCCGAGGTGTGGGCGCGCCTGCGCGACCGCCACCTGCAACGCGTGGAAGTGCTCGAGGGTGCCGTCCTCGCGCTGATGGATGGCGCCCTCGACGAGGAGCTGCGCGGGCGCGCGGAGGCGGAGGCGCATGCGCTGGCGGGATCGGTGGGGACCTTCGGGCTGCGCGGCGGGGCGCGCCTCGCGCGTGCGCTGGAGCAATCGTTCGCCGCGCGCTACACGCTGGGACGTCCCATGGCGGCCCGCCTCGCCGATCAGGTCACGGCGCTGCGGCGTGAACTGGAGCGCCCGAGGGTCGCCGCCGGCGCTGCTGCCGATATGGATGGGGGGCGGCGCGTCCTGGTCCTGACTGACGATGGGCGCGGCGACCAGTTCGTGACCGAAGGAGTGACGGCCGGGCTCGAGGTGATGGTGCGCCCGCTGCACGGGGGCCACGTCGCGGTCTTCGAGGAGGCGCCGGACGCGATCGTGGTCGAGGCGGGCGACGCCTCGGTCGACGCCGTGGTGTCGCTCCTTGGCTCCCTCGCCGGTCGTGCGACGGGCCCCGTCCTCGTCACCGCGGTCGACGATGACATGGCCATCCGCCTTGCGATCGCCCGGAGCGGGGCCATCGGTCCGCTCATGGCCGGTCACCCCCCGTCGGCGATCCTCGAGCGTGCCCTCGCGGCCATGCAGGGGCGCGAGGGCGCCACCGCCTCGCTCCTCGTGGTGGACATCGATCCGTACTCCCTGCAGTCGGTGACGCTCGTCCTGGAACAGGCGGGGCACCGGGTCCACGCTCTCGACGCCCCCGCCGGCTTCTGGGAGACGCTGGAGTCGGTCACGCCCGATCTCGTCGTCCTCGGCGCCGAATTGAACGAGGTGACGGGGCTCGACCTCTGCCGGGCGCTGCGCGCCGATCCGCGCTGGCGCGACCTCCCGGTGATCTTCATGGCTTCGGCCGACGAGGCGCCGCTGGTGAAGGGGGCGTACCATGCCGGAGCAGACGATGTGGTCCGGAAGCCGCTGCAGCGCGAGGAGCTCATTGCCCGGGTGGAGAACCGGCTGCACCGCTCGCGCCAGCTGCGCCGGCAGGGGGAGGCCGACGCGCTCACCGGGCTCCCCGGACGGCCGAAGGCCGAACGCGAGATCGAGCGCTTCATTCAACTGGCTCGCCGGCACCGGCACGAGGTCACGCTCGTGACCCTGCGCCTCGACCGCCACGCGGACGTGGTGCAGCGGGCGGGGCAGGGAGCGATGGACGCCGCCGTGCTGGCCTTCAGCCAGGTGCTGCGGCACTCGTTCCGCTCCGAGGACGTCATCTCGCAGTGGGGGCCTAACGAGTTCGTGGTGGCGCTCTTCGACTCGAACGGCGCCAACGCGGCAGTGCGCGTGCGCGAGGTGATGGCGGCGCTCCGGTCCCGGCGCTTCCCGGCACCGCCCGGTGAGGCGTTCTCGCTGACCTGCAGCGCGGGCATCGCCTCGTATCCCGAGGACGGCGCCGACGTGCGCGAGCTGCACGAGGCCGCCGACGCCGCGCTCATGGCGGCGGGGAACGCGGGTATCGACGAGGCGCTCGGCGTCGCCTGCGACCCCAACCGCCCCGCCACCGGGCGCGCCGACATCCTGCTCGTCGAGGACGATGCGGCGGTGGCCCGGCTCCTGGTGCACGCGCTGGAGAGCCGGCAGTACCAGGTGCAATGGATGCGCAGCGGACAGGCGGCAGCCGACGCCCTGCTCGGGGCGAAGCCGGCGCTGCGCGCGCGCCTGATCCTCCTCGAGGTCAACCTCCCCGAGCTCGACGGCCTCGCCCTCCTTCGCAGCCTGGCGGAGCAGGACGTCCTGCGCCACACCCGCGTCATCGTGCTGAGCTCGCGGACCACCGAGGCCGAGACGGTGCAGGCGTTCGAGCTCGGCGCCTTCGACTACGTCGCCAAGCCGTTCAGCGTCGCGGTCCTGACCGAGCGCATCCGGAGGGCGCTGCGCGCATGAGGCAGTCCCTCCTCTACCTGGCGTCGTACTACCTCGTGTATCTCGAGTTCACGATCGCCCTCGTGCTCATGCTGGCGCTGGCGCTGAGTGCGGCGCTGGCGCGCTGGCGCCGCGAGCGGCATGAGTCGCAGGGCGCCGCGGGGCGCGAGGTGCTGGCCCGCGCCATTGCCCAGGGGATGGAGCATCCGCACGACGTGGCGCGCTTCGCGCGCCTGCCGTGGACGGTGCAGCAGGAGTTGATGCACGAATTCGGCGCCTCGCTCACCGGAAGCGGACGCGAGCGCCTGACGAGCCTCGGCGTGCGCACCGGGGTGGCCCGGCGCGCGGAGCGGATGTGCGCGAGCCCGTGGTGGTGGAGGCGCCTCGCGGGGGCGCGCGTGCTCACGGCGCTCGACCACGACTGCGCCGCAATGCGTCCCCTGCTGCGGGACCGCAGCGCGGTGGTGCGTGCCCAGGCCTTCGTCTGGGCGGCGGGGCGGGTGGACGAGGCGGTGATCGAGGACCTCGTCGCGAGCCTCGCCGACCCCGAACGGCTGTGTCGCTTCACCGTCCAGGATTCACTCCTTCGCCTGGGGCGCCCGTCGGCGCAGGCGCTGCGCCGCTTCCTGGCCGATCCCGACTGTCCCGGGTTGCACGACGCCCTCGTGGTGGCGCGAGGGTTGGCCCTCCCCGAGCTGCTCGACCCTGCGCTCGAGCTCGTGCAGCACCCGTCGGCGGAGGTGCGTGCGCGCGCCGCCGCGGTGCTCGGAGTGCTGGGGGGCGACCAGGCGGTGGAGTCGCTCGTCAGGCACCTCGACGACGACGCCTGGGTGGTGCGGGCCGCGGCCGCCCGCGCCCTGGGCGACCTCGGGGCGTGGATGTCGAGCTCGTCGCTGATGCGGTTGCTGGGCGACACCAGCTGGCCCGTCAGGCGCGAGAGCGCCCTTGCCCTGCGCCGCCTGGGCGGCGTCGGCTTGCTGGCGCTTCGCCGCGCGCTGCGCTCGGAGAATCCGTTTGCCGCCGACATGGCGCGCCAGGTGCTCGACCTTCCCGAGGCCGTCTGCCAGCGGGCCACCGCATGATGGCCGCGCTCTCCACCGCGCTTGCCCCCATCCTGGCGGGGCTCGACGCCTCGATCCTCCTGTACTTCGTCTGCATCAATGCGGCATACCTGACGCTGGTTGCCTGCTCCACGTGGGAGCTGGTGATCCACATCCTCAGCATCCGCGGCGAGAGTCGTGCTCGCGTCCTGGGTTCGGCTGTCACCCCGTCCATCAGCATCCTGGCCCCTGCCTACAACGAGGAAGCGACGATCGCCGAGAGCGTGACCGCCCTCCTGGCGCTGCACTATGCCAACCTCGAGCTGGTCGTGGTCAACGACGGGTCGCCGGACCGGACGCTGGACGTACTGAAGCAGCGCTTCGCGCTCGTCCCCATCCACTCCATCGTCTGGCGTCGCATCGACACCAGGGCGGTGCGGGGGCTGTACCGCTCGCGCACGCATCCCAACCTGCTCGTGGTGGACAAGGAGAACGGGGGAAAGGCCGATGCCCTCAACGCGGGGCTCAACCTGGCCACGGGCGACCTGGTCTGCGTCATCGACGCCGACACCATCGTCGACGCCGACGCCCTGCAGCGCCTGGCGCGCCCCTTCCTGAGCCACCATGACGTGCTTGCGGCTGGCGGCACGATCCGCATCGCCAACGGGTCGGCGATCTCGGCCGGGCGGGTGACCGACGCCTGCGCCCCACGCAACTTCGTGGCCGGCGTGCAGGTGGTCGAGTACTTCCGCGCCTTCATCTTCGGACGGCTCGGGTGGAACCGCCTGGGCGGGAACCTGATCATCTCCGGCGCCTTCGGCCTCTTCCGCCGCGACGCCATGATCGCGGTCGGCGGCTACACGCATGACACCGTGGGCGAGGACATGGAGCTCGTCCTCAAGCTGCGCCGCCAGGCGTACGAAGCGGGGCGCAAGCACCGCATCCTGTTCGTCCCCGATGCCGTGGCCTGGACCGAGTGCCCCGAGTCGCTGCGCGTGCTGGGGCGCCAGCGCGACCGCTGGCACCGGGGGCTCACCGACGTGCTCTGGCGCCACCGGACCATGTTCCTCAACCCGCGATACGGCGTGGTGGGGCTCTGGTGCTACCCGTACTTCGTCTTCGTCGAGCTCCTGGCCCCGGTGCTGGAGCTGCTGGGGTGGGTCGGGCTCACGTTAGGCATGGCGGCCGGCCTCCTCGACGCCTCGTTCGCCGCGCTCTTCTTCCTCCTGGCCTACGGCATCGGGGCCGTGCTCAGCGCCTACTCGCTCCTGCTGGAGGAATGGAGCTTCAACCGCTTCACGCGCTTCGGCGACCGCGTCCGCCTCCTGCTCTACCTGGTCCTCGAATCCTTCGGCTACCGGCAGCTCACCGTGGTCTGGCGACTGCGAGGGATCTGGAAGTTCCTGCGCGGGCGGACCGACTGGGGGCGCATGGAACGGCGTGGCTTTGCGGCGGCGGCGGCTCCCGTCTCGGCCACTCACCACGCGACCTCTGCCTCCGCGACATCCGCCCCCGCGCCCAGCGCCCATGCGGGATCCGGCCGCGCGCCCGCCACGCACCCCGCATTCACCCGTGTCCCATCGCCCCATTCCGCCGCCGCCCTCCCCGTGACGCCAGGCGTCGTTTCGACCTCCGACTCTCATCCGGGCCGCCCACCGGCTGCCGCCTGACCTGACATGCCCCCACTCCGCTTCGCCATGCGCCATGCCTCGTTGTTCCTGCCGGCGTTGCTCCCGCCGGCGTTGCTCCTGGCGGCACCCCCCGCCCTCGCGCAGGAGGGGACGGGGACGCGCCTCACCAGTCTCGAGGTGCGCGCCGGGCGCGACGCCCTCACCAACGGCGCGGCCCCGTGGCAGGAGCAGGCCATCGCGCTCCGCTACCGCCACTCGGCGCGCACCGGCGTCGGTGTCGCGGCCGAGCGGCTCGAGCGATTCGGGATGGAGGACCGGCGCCTCGTGGCGGACTGGTCGACCGCCGTGGCGCGCTGGCTCACCGTCGGCGCCGAGGGCGAGGTGAGCGCGACGCACCGGGTGGCGGCGCGGCAGGGCGGGGCGGCGTTCGTGCACCTGGCGATCCCCGCCGGTTGGGGGATCGACCTGCGCGGGATGGCGCGCTCGTACGACTCGGCCACGGTGCAGGGGGCCACGGCGTCGCTGGAGAAGTACTGGGGGAGCCAGATGGCGTCGTACAGCGTGTCGCCGGTGCGGATGGCGGGGCACCCGGTGGCGACGACGCAGCGCGTCCGGGTTACGCGGTACCTCGCCACACGCGGGTCGCTCAGCGTGATGGCGTCGGCCGGGCGCGAGGTGGAGACGCTCTCGGCGGCCGGCCCCCTCGTGGCCCCCGTGCGTGCCGTCGGGGTGTGGGGGGTGCTCCCGGTGTCACCGCATCTCTCACTGACCTATGCCGCTGACGTGTCGCGCCACGAGGGGCTCTTCACGCGGCGGCACGCGTCGCTGGGGGTGCGGATCGACAGTCGTTAGGCGCGAGGGGCCCCCGGCCGTGGCGGGAGCCCCTCGCTTGCTTCATGCGGTTGGCAGGCGCCGCGTGCCGAGCGGCGGGTGCCCGCGCGTCGCGCGCCCCGACGCCGCGGGGCGCGCACCGTCAGGGGACCACGCGCGGCTTCCCGATCTGGTACTCCTTCGGCGGGAGGTTCCCCTGCAGGTTGGTGATGAAGTAATCCCACCGGCGGCGCATGATGTACGGCGCGTCGGCGCCGAAGCCGTGGCGCGCGTGCGGGAGCATGATCTGGTCGAAGTCCTTCCCCGCCTTCATGAGCGCGTCGGCCACCAGCTGCGTGTTGTAGGGGGGGACGTTGTCGTCCATCATCCCGTGGATCAGGAAGAGCTTCCCCTTGAGGTTCCTGGCGTGGGTCTGGTTGGCTTCGTCGGCGTAGTTGTCGCTGCCGTTGCTGCGCACCAGGAGCCCCTGGTACCGCTCGCCCCAGTCGTCCTCGTAGTTGCGGTTGTCGTGATTGCCCGACTCCGAGATCCCGACCTTGAAGAAGTCCGGATGGCGGAACATCGCCGCCGCGGTCGCGAAGCCGCCCCCCGAGTGTCCCCAGATGCCCACGTTGTCGATGTCGATGAACCGGTAGCGCTGGGCCAGCTCCTTCATCCCCGCGATCTGGTCGGGGAGCGTGTTGTCGCCCATCCGTCCGTAGTAATAGTCGTGTAACGCCTTCGAGCGTCCGGGCGTCCCCATCCCGTCGATC
This window encodes:
- a CDS encoding glycosyl transferase, which produces MMAALSTALAPILAGLDASILLYFVCINAAYLTLVACSTWELVIHILSIRGESRARVLGSAVTPSISILAPAYNEEATIAESVTALLALHYANLELVVVNDGSPDRTLDVLKQRFALVPIHSIVWRRIDTRAVRGLYRSRTHPNLLVVDKENGGKADALNAGLNLATGDLVCVIDADTIVDADALQRLARPFLSHHDVLAAGGTIRIANGSAISAGRVTDACAPRNFVAGVQVVEYFRAFIFGRLGWNRLGGNLIISGAFGLFRRDAMIAVGGYTHDTVGEDMELVLKLRRQAYEAGRKHRILFVPDAVAWTECPESLRVLGRQRDRWHRGLTDVLWRHRTMFLNPRYGVVGLWCYPYFVFVELLAPVLELLGWVGLTLGMAAGLLDASFAALFFLLAYGIGAVLSAYSLLLEEWSFNRFTRFGDRVRLLLYLVLESFGYRQLTVVWRLRGIWKFLRGRTDWGRMERRGFAAAAAPVSATHHATSASATSAPAPSAHAGSGRAPATHPAFTRVPSPHSAAALPVTPGVVSTSDSHPGRPPAAA